A portion of the Myripristis murdjan chromosome 13, fMyrMur1.1, whole genome shotgun sequence genome contains these proteins:
- the LOC115369786 gene encoding scavenger receptor cysteine-rich type 1 protein M130-like codes for MTEPRSRGKELEKMWGVKVTVVSEVIGLHAEGEHSLEEADDVRLVGGASRCNGTLEVKHLGDWKPGDVSKVQWNLKTAAAVCRQLDCGSAVSAVRRQSSYRAVWMIIASCLQSGSALKECLEPQLQVSLNSLDLICSESVRLVNGKSLCSGRVEVKSGQSWSSVCEADFDQQDAQVLCRELSCGAPSVLLGALYGEAEAPMGTKEFQCEGSESSLLDCGSSGSTRNTCSPGKAVGLTCSEPDDVRLAGGDSRCAGTLEVKNLGEWEPVLFSGSEQSMQEAAAVCRDLDCGAVVSKKKKTDPSFRLIPVSELTFSCLQSGSRMRECIDMRSSTASSTLEITCSESVRLVDGKSLCSGRVEVKSGQSWSSVCEADFDQQDAQVLCRELGCGAPSILQGALYGEAEAPMGTKEFQCEGSESSLLDCGSSGSARNTCSPGKAVGLTCSEPVRLTGGDSRCNGTLEMKHLGVWRPVDVSYIPLGVKSELDLKTTAAICRELDCGFPVSSERRSVSLSKTVWHVRYSCYQSGSSLNDCLQMEYQSTDTFGITCSESVRLVNGKSLCSGRVEVKSGQSWSSVCEADFDQQDAQVVCRELGCGAPSVLLGALYGEAEAPMGTKEFQCEGSESSLLDCGSSGSARNTCSPGKAVGLTCSEPDHVRLAGGDSRCAGTLEVKHLGVWRPVDESGFELNLKAATAVCRQLGCGSAVSAERRKDPSQEYKWYLSSSCLLSGSTLRECVYLPELKPFFYLEIICSGQQGAAVSVQTGRPAST; via the exons ATGACAGAGCCAAGATCCCGTGGGAAAGAGCTAGAGAAGATGTGGGGAGTGAAGGTTACAGTGGTCTCAGAGGTGATCG GACTCCACGCTGAAGGAGAACACAGTTTAGAag AGGCTGATGATGTCAGGTTGGTGGGAGGAGCCAGCCGCTGTAATGGTACACTGGAGGTGAAACACCTGGGAGACTGGAAACCAGGGGATGTCTCAAAAGTTCAGTGGAACCTGaagacagcagctgcagtgtgcagaCAGCTGGACTGTGGCTCTGCTGTCTCAGCAGTAAGAAGACAGTCCTCATATAGAGCTGTGTGGATGATCATAGCTTCTTGTTTGCAGTCTGGATCCGCTCTGAAGGAATGTTTGGAGCCTCAGCTTCAAGTTAGTCTTAACAGCCTAGACCTCATCTGCTCAG agtctGTGAGGCTGGTGAATGGGAAGAGTCTGTGCTcaggcagagtggaggtgaAGTCTGGCCAGTCGTGGTCctcagtgtgtgaagctgaCTTTGACCAGCAGGATGCACAGGTGCTCTGTAGGGAGCTCAGCTGTGGGGCTCCTTCAGTCCTCCTGGGGGCGCTCTATGGAGAAGCGGAGGCTCCAATGGGGACCAAAGAGTTCCAGTGTGAAGGCAGCGAGTCCTCTCTCCTGGACTGTGGAAGCTCAGGCTCAACTAgaaacacctgctcacctggcaAAGCTGTTGgactcacctgctcag AGCCTGATGATGTCAGGTTGGCGGGAGGAGACAGCCGCTGTGCTGGTACACTGGAGGTGAAAAATCTTGGAGAGTGGGAACCAGTGTTGTTTTCAGGCTCAGAGCAGAGCATGCAggaagcagctgcagtgtgcagaGATCTGGACTGTGGTGCtgttgtttcaaaaaaaaaaaaaacagacccgtCATTTAGGCTTATACCTGTGTCGGAGCTCACATTCTCCTGTCTTCAGTCTGGATCAAGAATGAGGGAATGTATAGACATGAGGTCTTCAACTGCTTCTTCCACTCTGGAGATCACCTGCTCAG agTCTGTGAGGCTGGTGGATGGGAAGAGTCTGTGCTcaggcagagtggaggtgaAGTCCGGCCAGTCGTGGTCctcagtgtgtgaagctgaCTTTGACCAGCAGGATGCACAGGTGCTCTGTAGGGAGCTTGGCTGTGGGGCTCCTTCTAtcctccagggggcgctctaTGGAGAAGCGGAGGCTCCAATGGGGACCAAAGAGTTCCAGTGTGAAGGCAGTGAGTCCTCTCTCCTGGACTGTGGAAGCTCAGGCTCAGCTAgaaacacctgctcacctggcaAAGCTGTTGgactcacctgctcag AGCCTGTCAGGTTGACGGGAGGAGACAGCCGCTGTAATGGCACACTGGAGATGAAACACCTGGGAGTCTGGAGGCCAGTGGATGTCTCATACATTCCATTGGGTGTGAAGTCTGAGTTGGACCTGAAGACAACAGCTGCCATATGCAGAGAGCTGGACTGTGGCTTTCCTGTTTCATCAGAGAGGAGAAGTGTTTCCTTATCAAAAACTGTGTGGCATGTAAGATATTCATGTTATCAGTCTGGATCCTCACTGAATGATTGTTTACAGATGGAGTATCAGTCCACTGACACCTTTGGCATCACCTGCTCAG agTCTGTGAGGCTGGTGAATGGGAAGAGTCTGTGCTcaggcagagtggaggtgaAGTCTGGCCAGTCGTGGTCctcagtgtgtgaagctgaCTTTGACCAGCAGGATGCACAGGTGGTCTGTAGGGAGCTTGGCTGTGGGGCTCCTTCTGTCCTCCTGGGGGCGCTCTATGGAGAAGCAGAGGCTCCAATGGGGACCAAAGAGTTCCAGTGTGAAGGCAGTGAGTCCTCTCTCCTGGACTGTGGAAGCTCAGGCTCAGCTAgaaacacctgctcacctggcaAAGCTGTTGgactcacctgctcag AGCCTGATCATGTCAGGTTGGCGGGAGGAGACAGCCGCTGTGCTGGTACACTGGAGGTGAAACACCTGGGAGTCTGGAGGCCAGTGGATGAATCAGGTTTTGAGCTGAACCTAAAGGCAGCCACTGCAGTGTGCAGACAGCTGGGCTGTGGCTCTGCTGtctcagcagagaggagaaaggatcCCTCGCAGGAATATAAGTGGTATCTCAGCTCCTCCTGTTTACTGTCTGGATCTACACTGAGGGAGTGTGTCTACTTACCAGAATTGAAGCCCTTTTTCTACCTGGAGATCATCTGCTCAG gtcagcagggggcagcagtgagCGTCCAGACGGGTCGCCCGGCTTCCACATAA